Proteins from a single region of Dyadobacter fanqingshengii:
- a CDS encoding LacI family DNA-binding transcriptional regulator, which translates to MIKCVKCGQVDNIMKAGYVRGKQRYLCKTCNYYFTHAEKDLSVLTAMKRKRHQTTIIDIAKSLGVSNSTVSRALHGHADISPETRQAVLDKALQLDYQPNQLAYNLVKSKTNTIGMIVPEFHNPFFPNVIIGAHEVLTNAGYNLTIMQSNESYQVEISNTKAMLANRIDGLLISLTQETNNFDHLSVFEKRGIPLVLFNRVCEQINVPKVVVNDFEASFLAVEHLILNGYERIAHLGGPLNLLVSQERLRGYRAAMEKHGKAIEDHMIIQGMLTQQKARIYGQYLLDLANRPDAIFAVNDSAAIEIMLMAKEKGISIPDELGVVGFSDNPESAYIGPGLTTVRQPTYEIGRTTADWILQLVDDEDVILPEKRVLNTELIVRGSSQRCGN; encoded by the coding sequence ATGATTAAATGTGTGAAGTGCGGGCAGGTGGATAATATCATGAAAGCCGGTTATGTCAGGGGCAAGCAACGCTATCTGTGCAAAACCTGTAATTACTATTTTACACATGCAGAAAAAGATCTGTCGGTATTGACTGCCATGAAACGTAAGCGTCATCAAACGACGATCATTGACATTGCCAAATCACTGGGCGTTTCGAACTCTACTGTGTCACGTGCACTGCACGGGCATGCCGACATCAGCCCGGAAACGCGGCAGGCAGTGCTGGATAAAGCTTTGCAGCTGGATTATCAGCCCAACCAGCTCGCCTATAACCTTGTAAAAAGTAAGACGAACACCATTGGAATGATCGTTCCGGAATTCCATAACCCGTTCTTTCCGAACGTGATCATCGGCGCGCATGAAGTCCTTACCAATGCGGGTTATAACCTGACGATCATGCAGAGCAATGAATCGTACCAGGTTGAAATTTCCAACACAAAAGCAATGCTCGCCAACCGCATTGACGGCCTGTTGATATCTCTGACGCAGGAAACCAATAATTTCGATCATTTGAGTGTATTTGAAAAACGGGGCATTCCGCTGGTGCTTTTTAACCGCGTATGTGAGCAGATCAACGTGCCGAAAGTGGTCGTGAATGATTTCGAGGCTTCGTTTCTGGCGGTGGAACATTTGATCTTGAATGGCTATGAAAGGATCGCACATTTGGGAGGGCCTTTGAATTTGCTTGTCAGCCAGGAGCGGTTAAGGGGTTACCGCGCTGCGATGGAGAAACATGGCAAAGCCATTGAAGATCATATGATCATTCAGGGGATGTTGACGCAGCAAAAGGCAAGGATTTACGGACAATATTTGCTGGATCTTGCCAACCGCCCGGACGCGATTTTCGCCGTGAATGATTCTGCCGCTATTGAAATTATGCTCATGGCAAAAGAGAAGGGAATCAGCATTCCCGACGAGCTTGGCGTGGTGGGTTTCAGTGACAATCCCGAGTCAGCCTACATTGGCCCGGGCCTCACAACCGTCAGGCAGCCCACATACGAAATCGGCCGCACCACGGCAGACTGGATTTTACAGTTGGTTGATGATGAGGATGTTATATTGCCAGAAAAGCGTGTTTTGAATACGGAACTGATCGTTAGGGGTTCATCTCAACGTTGTGGGAATTGA
- a CDS encoding Txe/YoeB family addiction module toxin, with product MRLAWEAKAWEEYLEWQNCDKHVVKKINELIKECMRHPFEGKGKPELLKSNFSGYWSRRISHEHRLVYKVENDLVTIAHCRFHYCK from the coding sequence GTGAGGCTTGCCTGGGAAGCCAAAGCCTGGGAAGAGTATCTAGAGTGGCAAAATTGTGATAAGCACGTTGTAAAAAAGATCAACGAGCTCATCAAAGAGTGTATGAGGCATCCTTTTGAAGGAAAGGGAAAGCCGGAATTACTCAAGTCAAACTTTTCAGGTTATTGGTCACGAAGAATCTCGCATGAGCATCGATTAGTTTACAAAGTAGAGAACGATCTGGTGACAATTGCTCATTGTCGGTTTCACTATTGTAAGTGA
- a CDS encoding sugar phosphate isomerase/epimerase family protein has protein sequence MSVDLKSDKEGESRRTWLKTAALAGIAAVAGKSVDAHTAEPAPAKMPARRIPIAVSTYSYWHFGKEKYPVEKVIEDAAKLGFDGVEILHRQMENETVPYMNKLKRLAFDNGLSLPLLSIHQSFVQPKAEDRKKDVEHTIKCINMAVQMGIPAIRMNTGSWRTAKRDANYYKDGKEPPIEGYTDQDAIKWCIDSMGECLVAAEKAGVVLAIENHWGLSSNIDYLLEIYKPLASSPAMGMNVDTGNFVGDPYPQFERLAPYATIVQAKTYYGGGHYYDLDLDYKRIAGILRKANFKGYISLEMEGKEDAATAVPKSLQLFREVFS, from the coding sequence ATGTCAGTCGATTTAAAGTCAGATAAAGAAGGTGAATCCCGCCGGACATGGTTAAAGACTGCGGCGCTGGCAGGCATAGCAGCAGTTGCAGGTAAGTCTGTTGATGCGCATACTGCTGAGCCAGCTCCTGCAAAAATGCCCGCAAGAAGAATCCCGATTGCCGTTTCAACCTATTCCTACTGGCATTTTGGAAAAGAGAAATATCCGGTCGAAAAGGTGATCGAAGACGCGGCAAAGCTTGGGTTCGATGGGGTTGAAATCCTGCATCGCCAGATGGAGAATGAGACGGTTCCTTATATGAACAAGCTAAAAAGGCTTGCTTTCGACAATGGTCTTTCGCTTCCGTTGCTTTCCATTCACCAGAGTTTTGTTCAACCCAAAGCCGAGGACCGCAAAAAAGACGTTGAGCATACGATTAAATGCATCAATATGGCTGTTCAAATGGGTATTCCGGCGATTCGGATGAACACGGGAAGCTGGCGGACTGCGAAAAGAGACGCTAATTATTACAAAGACGGCAAAGAGCCGCCGATTGAAGGCTATACGGATCAGGATGCCATTAAATGGTGTATCGATTCCATGGGCGAATGTCTGGTTGCTGCGGAAAAAGCCGGTGTCGTACTCGCCATCGAAAACCACTGGGGCCTGTCTTCCAACATTGATTATTTGCTTGAAATTTATAAACCACTTGCTTCGTCGCCTGCTATGGGCATGAATGTGGATACGGGAAATTTCGTGGGCGATCCTTACCCGCAGTTTGAGCGGTTGGCACCATACGCAACGATTGTTCAGGCCAAAACCTATTACGGCGGCGGCCACTATTACGACCTGGATCTGGATTACAAACGCATTGCGGGCATTTTGCGCAAAGCCAATTTCAAGGGATATATATCATTGGAAATGGAAGGAAAGGAAGACGCCGCCACGGCCGTCCCTAAAAGCCTGCAATTATTCAGGGAAGTGTTCAGCTAA
- a CDS encoding RagB/SusD family nutrient uptake outer membrane protein → MKNRISILTAVVCMGLMTSCGDEFLQTTPLGVGNEQSLSNKNGVNAVLIGAYSLLDGVGAGPVNTSSVSNWIYGSVASDDAYKGSDVGDQAQITTIERYIPQADIGAYNDKWVAVYDGVSRSNNTIKLIGLATDMTEAEKAQALGEARFLRAWYHFEAKKLWNMVPYVDETVTDYNNLPNDKDIWPNIEADLQFAIDNVSATKAQAGRASKWAAKATLAKVHMYQQDYTAAKPLLDDVVNNGPFALVNSFHDNFRITTENNSESIFEVQMSVGDGGNGQNGSWGDNYNFPYGSAPGGCCGFYQPSQNLVNAFKTDAAGLPLLDTFNDVDVANDEGLSSTDAFTPYAGTLDPRLDWTVGRRGLPFLNWGVHPGKNWIRDQTFGGPYTFKKFFAYSGENAGAESPRANANNYRAIRYADILLMRAEVAVEENDLATALKLVNQVRTRAANVVVMDASGKPAANYLVKPYTAFANKDYARKAVRFERRVELAMEGHRHFDLVRWGVADVVLNAYLTKESKKRTYLNGATFVKGKSEYFPIPQAQIDIMGSNVLKQNP, encoded by the coding sequence ATGAAAAACAGAATATCAATATTAACAGCGGTGGTTTGCATGGGGTTAATGACCTCGTGCGGCGACGAATTTCTCCAAACCACTCCGCTTGGCGTGGGTAACGAGCAGTCACTTTCCAATAAAAATGGGGTTAATGCTGTGCTGATCGGCGCTTACAGTTTGCTGGATGGCGTAGGCGCAGGGCCGGTAAACACATCTTCCGTAAGTAACTGGATTTACGGTTCCGTTGCATCCGACGATGCATATAAAGGAAGCGACGTAGGTGACCAGGCGCAGATCACAACCATTGAGCGTTACATTCCGCAGGCAGATATAGGTGCATATAATGATAAGTGGGTGGCCGTTTACGACGGAGTTTCCCGTTCCAATAACACCATAAAGCTCATAGGTCTGGCAACAGATATGACTGAGGCCGAAAAAGCGCAAGCACTAGGCGAAGCGCGCTTCCTGCGTGCGTGGTATCATTTCGAAGCCAAAAAACTTTGGAATATGGTGCCTTACGTGGACGAAACTGTCACTGATTACAACAATCTGCCCAATGATAAGGACATCTGGCCAAACATTGAGGCAGACTTGCAATTTGCCATTGACAATGTTTCAGCTACAAAAGCACAGGCTGGCCGCGCGAGCAAATGGGCAGCAAAAGCAACATTGGCCAAAGTGCACATGTATCAGCAGGATTACACGGCAGCCAAACCGCTTTTGGACGATGTGGTGAACAACGGGCCGTTTGCTTTGGTGAACAGTTTCCACGACAATTTCAGGATCACAACGGAAAACAACAGTGAGTCTATTTTTGAAGTGCAAATGTCTGTGGGTGACGGTGGTAATGGCCAGAACGGAAGCTGGGGCGACAACTACAACTTTCCTTATGGATCGGCGCCGGGCGGTTGCTGCGGATTTTATCAGCCTTCCCAAAATCTCGTGAATGCATTCAAAACGGATGCAGCCGGTCTTCCTTTGCTGGATACTTTCAATGACGTGGACGTTGCCAATGACGAAGGACTTTCTTCAACGGACGCATTTACACCTTACGCAGGAACATTGGACCCACGATTGGACTGGACAGTAGGCAGAAGAGGTTTGCCATTCCTGAACTGGGGCGTGCATCCTGGTAAAAACTGGATCCGTGACCAGACTTTCGGCGGGCCTTATACATTCAAGAAATTCTTTGCTTACAGCGGTGAAAACGCCGGTGCCGAGTCTCCTCGTGCCAATGCGAACAACTATCGCGCCATCCGTTATGCAGACATTTTGCTGATGCGTGCCGAGGTTGCGGTGGAAGAAAATGACTTGGCTACTGCGCTGAAACTGGTTAACCAGGTGCGCACGAGAGCTGCCAATGTAGTGGTAATGGATGCTTCCGGCAAACCTGCTGCCAACTATCTGGTAAAACCATACACCGCATTCGCCAATAAGGATTATGCTAGAAAAGCAGTGCGTTTCGAGCGTCGTGTGGAGCTTGCTATGGAAGGTCACAGACACTTTGACCTGGTTCGCTGGGGCGTTGCCGATGTGGTTTTGAATGCTTACCTAACCAAAGAAAGCAAGAAAAGAACTTACCTGAACGGCGCAACATTCGTGAAAGGCAAAAGTGAATATTTCCCAATCCCACAAGCGCAGATCGACATTATGGGATCCAATGTGTTAAAACAAAATCCCTAA
- a CDS encoding TonB-dependent receptor, with translation MKKTFYRQNHLLKIMRISLMQMLIITMFSGLSYAFDGYGQEVLSRRLTINIKEQKIGTALNQIGKLSGVSFMYSPELIGSQRTVTFSAKEEKLEAILNNFLTPLQVTYEVSGKQILLKRAPSKSAPAPAQNSGSSNKMNPSVDVPVKGKVIDATGGTIPGATVVLKGSSSVGTTTDAEGTFSLTVPDGSTTLVVSSIGFLTQEVDITNKSQVDIILQSDVKALTEVVVTGYSSQSKRDITGAVSTVDAAELTKVAAPNVAQQLQGRVAGVTVTSNNTPGGEATVRIRGFGTINNNDPLYVIDGVPTKGGLNSINPNNIESMQVLKDASSASIYGSRAANGVIIITTKKGKAGAPRFTFNSRAGLQTGKVELDLIKDPQQFGDLLWTQRKNAGVLTNGNPSHQQYGNGANAVVPDYILAGSSYGLFEGDPKVNPSLYNYNRTGFYQIVKANKEGTDWHKEILRPAAIQEYNVGATGGTESGRYAIAFNYFKQDGVLIHTSFNRYSLRSNTEFSFKKRIRLGENLEVSYTENKGYYNNNGTASSLNNQDGNPVGNGYRIPSIIPVYDIMGNFAATRAAGLGPATNPVAQLWRTRKNQTNNFRAFGNAYLEVDILKDLTAKSSIGIDLTAANRVGYTLMDLEEAEIEAANALTNANAYDINWTWSNTLNYNKTFANIHKLGVLLGTEAIKGTGRDFSATRTTFFSEDPQYMFLSSGTAGINNAGAGYEWALFSIFGKINYSLKDRYLLEATVRRDGSSRFGQNNRYGTFPAFSAGWRLSEEAFLKPLTWLEDLKIRAGWGQTGNQEIGNYNGFSTYRSNLGLSSYAIDGSNNAVQPGFDTDAFGNPDAKWETTTQTNIGLDATFLKGLFNFNLDLYNRTTSDMLYQVALPATQGVATIPFVNVGEMNNKGIDLALDFNNKALNGDLTYSLGVNFSTYKNEVGRLNSSTSAVLLGPAIRSYTWTRSVAGMPLYSFYGLQIDGIYQNQGEVDNGPKYPGYAAVGKYKYHDTDGDGTITDNDRKFLGNPHPDFTYGINLNVGYKNFDLSAFFQGVKGNQIINMVKRWVDFNNQAGNRSLRMLNDSWTPDNPDAVLPILDANDSRSQQPSSYFIEDGSYFRMKNLTLGYTLASKVLSKIGFESARVYVQAQNLFTITKYSGIDPEVTSVGSTPGSTVLGVDQGNYPNSKMYQVGINFGF, from the coding sequence ATGAAAAAAACCTTTTACCGGCAGAATCACCTGCTTAAAATTATGAGAATCAGCCTCATGCAAATGTTGATCATTACCATGTTCTCCGGGCTTTCTTATGCATTCGATGGCTACGGCCAGGAAGTGCTGAGCCGCAGGTTGACGATCAACATTAAAGAACAGAAAATCGGAACGGCACTGAATCAGATCGGCAAATTATCGGGCGTCAGTTTCATGTACAGCCCCGAACTGATCGGTTCGCAACGCACGGTAACTTTCAGCGCGAAAGAAGAAAAGCTGGAAGCCATCCTGAATAATTTCCTGACGCCCTTGCAGGTTACTTATGAAGTTTCGGGCAAGCAGATCCTGCTGAAAAGAGCGCCGTCCAAATCGGCCCCCGCTCCGGCTCAGAATTCCGGTTCATCTAATAAAATGAACCCCTCCGTTGACGTACCCGTGAAAGGAAAGGTCATTGATGCAACAGGCGGGACGATTCCGGGAGCAACCGTGGTTTTGAAAGGCAGCTCTTCGGTAGGAACAACCACGGACGCCGAAGGCACATTCTCGCTGACTGTGCCGGATGGCAGCACCACATTGGTTGTATCTTCCATCGGCTTTCTGACCCAGGAGGTAGACATTACCAACAAATCGCAGGTTGACATTATCTTACAATCTGACGTAAAAGCGCTGACCGAAGTAGTCGTTACGGGTTATTCTTCCCAATCCAAAAGAGACATCACCGGCGCCGTTTCGACAGTGGACGCAGCGGAATTGACCAAAGTGGCTGCACCCAACGTTGCACAACAATTACAAGGTCGCGTTGCAGGTGTGACTGTAACGTCCAACAATACGCCGGGCGGTGAAGCAACTGTCCGTATCCGCGGTTTTGGAACCATTAACAACAACGACCCTTTGTATGTGATCGATGGTGTGCCTACCAAAGGCGGTCTCAACAGCATTAACCCAAACAACATTGAATCCATGCAGGTGTTGAAGGATGCATCTTCGGCATCGATTTACGGTTCAAGAGCTGCCAACGGGGTTATTATCATCACCACCAAAAAAGGAAAAGCAGGCGCGCCGCGTTTCACATTCAATTCAAGGGCTGGTTTGCAAACGGGGAAAGTGGAGCTGGACCTGATCAAAGATCCGCAGCAATTTGGCGACCTGCTTTGGACGCAGCGCAAAAATGCGGGCGTGTTGACCAACGGCAACCCATCTCATCAGCAATATGGCAATGGCGCCAATGCAGTTGTGCCTGACTATATTCTCGCGGGATCAAGCTACGGACTTTTTGAGGGTGATCCAAAAGTGAATCCTTCACTTTACAATTACAACCGCACAGGTTTTTACCAAATTGTAAAAGCGAATAAGGAAGGAACCGACTGGCATAAGGAAATCCTGCGTCCTGCGGCAATCCAGGAATACAATGTGGGTGCAACCGGTGGAACGGAAAGTGGCCGCTATGCGATCGCTTTCAACTATTTCAAGCAGGATGGTGTGCTGATCCACACTTCTTTTAACCGTTACTCATTGCGTTCAAACACCGAATTCTCATTCAAAAAACGCATTCGTCTGGGCGAAAACCTGGAAGTAAGTTATACTGAAAACAAAGGTTATTACAACAACAACGGCACGGCAAGCTCGCTGAATAACCAGGATGGAAATCCGGTTGGAAACGGTTACCGTATCCCGTCGATCATTCCGGTTTATGACATTATGGGCAACTTTGCAGCAACCAGGGCGGCTGGTCTTGGACCTGCTACCAACCCTGTTGCACAGCTTTGGAGAACCAGGAAAAACCAGACGAATAATTTCCGTGCATTCGGTAATGCTTATCTGGAAGTGGATATTCTCAAAGATCTGACTGCCAAATCGAGCATTGGTATTGACCTTACCGCTGCCAACCGTGTCGGCTATACATTGATGGATTTGGAAGAAGCGGAAATTGAAGCAGCCAATGCTTTGACCAATGCGAACGCCTATGACATCAACTGGACATGGTCTAACACATTGAATTACAACAAAACATTCGCGAACATTCACAAGCTGGGCGTGCTTTTAGGAACGGAAGCGATCAAGGGAACAGGCCGTGATTTCTCTGCAACGAGAACAACATTCTTCTCCGAAGATCCTCAGTATATGTTCCTTAGCTCCGGAACGGCGGGTATCAATAATGCAGGCGCGGGTTACGAATGGGCGCTTTTCTCCATTTTTGGTAAAATCAATTATTCCCTGAAAGACCGCTATTTATTGGAAGCAACGGTGCGTCGCGACGGATCTTCCCGCTTTGGACAGAACAACCGTTACGGAACATTCCCTGCATTCAGCGCGGGTTGGAGGCTTTCGGAAGAAGCTTTCCTGAAACCTTTAACATGGTTGGAAGACTTGAAAATCAGGGCTGGCTGGGGACAAACGGGTAACCAGGAAATTGGTAACTATAACGGTTTCAGCACTTACCGCTCAAACCTTGGCCTTTCTTCTTACGCCATCGACGGCTCCAACAACGCAGTTCAGCCTGGATTCGACACGGACGCATTTGGTAACCCGGACGCAAAATGGGAAACAACAACGCAGACCAACATTGGTTTGGACGCGACATTCCTGAAAGGCCTGTTCAACTTCAATCTTGACTTGTACAACCGTACGACATCGGATATGCTTTATCAGGTGGCTTTGCCTGCAACGCAAGGTGTGGCAACCATTCCTTTCGTGAATGTGGGTGAAATGAACAACAAGGGAATTGACCTTGCGCTCGACTTCAATAACAAAGCATTGAATGGCGACCTTACCTATTCTTTGGGCGTCAATTTCTCTACTTATAAAAATGAAGTTGGCAGGCTGAACAGCAGCACGAGTGCAGTGCTTCTGGGACCTGCAATACGTAGCTATACATGGACGCGCTCGGTTGCAGGAATGCCGTTGTATTCATTTTATGGTTTACAAATCGATGGGATTTACCAAAATCAGGGCGAAGTGGATAATGGTCCTAAATATCCGGGTTATGCGGCTGTGGGTAAATACAAATACCACGATACAGACGGTGACGGGACCATCACAGACAATGACCGCAAATTTCTCGGCAACCCACACCCGGATTTCACCTATGGTATTAACCTGAATGTTGGTTACAAAAACTTCGACCTTTCGGCATTCTTTCAGGGTGTTAAAGGCAACCAGATCATCAATATGGTTAAAAGATGGGTTGATTTCAACAACCAGGCAGGTAACAGAAGCCTCCGCATGCTGAACGATTCCTGGACGCCTGATAACCCTGACGCCGTGCTTCCGATCCTGGACGCGAACGACAGCCGCAGCCAGCAGCCATCGAGCTATTTCATTGAAGACGGTTCATATTTCCGCATGAAAAACCTGACGCTGGGTTACACATTGGCTTCCAAGGTTTTGTCTAAAATAGGATTCGAGAGCGCTCGTGTTTACGTGCAAGCGCAGAACCTGTTTACCATCACAAAATACAGCGGCATCGATCCTGAGGTTACCTCTGTTGGGTCGACGCCGGGAAGCACTGTTCTCGGCGTGGATCAGGGAAATTATCCTAATTCCAAAATGTACCAGGTTGGTATCAATTTCGGATTCTGA
- a CDS encoding FecR family protein has translation MHSSSTLLKDLLANPRFVAWARGEQPEDNRHWNNWAADDQEKQEIIAIAKELLDSFQIPDQHITDEHISSKISQALNTAKCIENERESRKLILFKGFRSVEWNVAASLVILLGLALALFGIYKKGYFRTDQKADLAKTDDNNAFTEISNKDQQVKYVRLSDGSAIVLHKNSSVRFPKHFAKTGREVFLTGEAFFEVTKNPEQPFFVYANELVAKVHGTSFSVKAGENDSQVIVAVKTGKVSVYTQRDAKAIQYKADKNLTALVLTPNQQATFIRNEAKLTRLALKSPVLLHIPIEHQVFTYAETPVAMVFAALEKAYGVKINFNKEIMGQCSITATLGDEPLENKLRWICTILEAEYAIKDDQITIKGSSCK, from the coding sequence ATGCACTCCAGTTCAACATTATTAAAAGACTTACTCGCCAATCCTCGCTTTGTTGCGTGGGCGCGTGGAGAACAGCCTGAAGACAACCGGCATTGGAATAACTGGGCGGCAGATGATCAGGAGAAGCAAGAAATCATCGCCATCGCGAAAGAGTTGTTGGATTCATTCCAAATTCCTGATCAGCACATTACAGATGAACACATTAGCAGCAAAATCAGCCAGGCTTTAAATACAGCCAAATGCATTGAAAATGAACGGGAATCTCGGAAATTGATTCTGTTCAAGGGTTTCCGTTCAGTAGAATGGAATGTGGCGGCTTCGCTGGTTATCTTGCTGGGATTGGCATTAGCGCTCTTTGGAATTTATAAAAAAGGATATTTCCGCACGGACCAAAAGGCTGATCTTGCCAAAACCGATGATAACAATGCATTCACGGAAATCAGCAATAAGGATCAGCAGGTCAAATATGTCCGGCTCTCAGACGGAAGCGCAATTGTTTTGCATAAAAATAGCAGCGTCCGCTTTCCAAAACATTTTGCAAAGACCGGGCGCGAAGTTTTCCTGACCGGTGAAGCCTTTTTCGAAGTGACCAAAAATCCGGAACAACCATTTTTTGTGTATGCCAATGAGCTCGTCGCAAAAGTGCACGGAACCAGTTTCAGCGTGAAAGCGGGTGAAAATGATTCGCAAGTGATCGTAGCAGTGAAAACGGGAAAAGTTTCTGTGTATACCCAACGAGATGCAAAAGCCATTCAATACAAAGCAGATAAAAACCTTACTGCACTTGTACTCACGCCCAATCAACAGGCAACATTCATACGCAATGAGGCAAAACTGACCAGGCTGGCCCTGAAAAGCCCTGTCCTGTTGCATATTCCTATTGAACACCAGGTTTTCACTTATGCCGAAACACCCGTAGCAATGGTTTTTGCAGCGCTGGAAAAAGCATACGGCGTGAAGATCAATTTCAACAAGGAAATCATGGGCCAGTGCAGCATTACGGCGACATTGGGCGACGAACCGCTTGAAAATAAACTGAGATGGATTTGCACGATCCTGGAAGCGGAATATGCCATTAAAGATGATCAGATAACGATTAAAGGAAGTTCTTGTAAATAG
- a CDS encoding RNA polymerase sigma factor: MARPAFYFCTLAPFSKHTDDAILWNYFRSGDEDAYTELSRRYYRTLIQYGQRFTTNMQIIEDTLQDLLVHLWLHRNSINDTPSVKYYLIKSFRHRILKTIKPLSGEVELTDRFDDINAEFSCEDSLIQRENDVALKRKVKNAVEQLPVRQQEVIYLRFFQNLQPEEIARLLSINSQSVSNIIQRALHNLRNVWTYAPPYSVLLWYISQILY; encoded by the coding sequence TTGGCAAGACCAGCATTTTACTTCTGTACATTGGCGCCATTTTCTAAACATACCGACGATGCTATTCTTTGGAATTACTTCCGCAGCGGTGATGAAGATGCCTACACAGAACTTTCGCGCCGCTATTACCGCACGCTGATCCAATACGGCCAACGGTTCACGACCAATATGCAGATAATTGAGGACACATTGCAGGATCTGCTTGTCCATCTGTGGCTGCACCGGAATTCTATCAATGATACACCTTCGGTCAAATATTACCTTATCAAATCATTTCGCCACCGCATTCTTAAAACAATAAAACCCTTATCCGGGGAAGTCGAACTTACAGATCGCTTCGACGATATCAATGCGGAGTTTTCCTGTGAGGATTCCCTTATTCAGCGCGAAAATGATGTCGCATTGAAACGAAAGGTCAAAAATGCCGTGGAGCAATTGCCGGTGCGTCAGCAGGAGGTAATTTATCTCCGTTTTTTTCAAAATCTGCAACCCGAGGAGATCGCTAGGCTCCTTTCCATCAACTCTCAGTCTGTGAGCAACATCATTCAGCGGGCACTCCATAATCTACGAAATGTATGGACTTACGCACCTCCATATTCGGTCCTACTCTGGTACATTTCCCAAATTTTGTATTAA
- a CDS encoding alpha-L-fucosidase has product MIKPLAALFLLTAFNSFAQTPPKPYGALPAPRQVAWHETEVYGIMHFTPTTFENKEWGFGDADPKTFNPTDFNAEQIILAAKAGGLKGIVLVAKHHDGFALWPTKTTEYNISKSPFRGGKGDLVKEVADAARKHGLKFGVYCSPWDRNNAKYGGPEYIAIYKEQLRELYSNYGELFMSWHDGANGGDGYYGGAKEKRAIDNTTYYQWDSTWTNLTRKLQPTANIFSDIGWDVRWAGNEDGSVNETSWATLTPKPSEGQNVAVPGQANATENPGGTRNGKFWIPAECDVPLRKGWFYHPTEKPKTPEKLFDLYLKSVGRGAALDLGLAPDTRGQLHEDDVAALKSFGDHVKQTFATNLIARAGSKAVNVRGYNSIYSAKNILDGKSETYWATDDDFKTPEVVIDLSQPFTFDIITLQEFIKLGQRIEEFAVDSWEGNAWKEIHKGTSVGAKRIVKLTTPVTTQKVRLRITKSPVSIAISEFGLYKDSE; this is encoded by the coding sequence ATGATCAAACCCCTAGCCGCACTCTTCCTTTTAACGGCATTTAATTCATTTGCGCAGACGCCTCCTAAGCCTTATGGTGCATTGCCAGCTCCGAGACAGGTAGCCTGGCATGAGACCGAAGTTTACGGCATTATGCACTTTACGCCCACTACATTTGAAAATAAGGAATGGGGATTCGGAGACGCGGATCCTAAAACATTCAATCCGACCGATTTTAACGCGGAACAAATTATATTGGCCGCCAAAGCGGGTGGCCTGAAAGGCATTGTGCTGGTAGCAAAACATCACGATGGTTTTGCATTATGGCCTACCAAAACAACCGAGTACAATATCTCAAAAAGCCCTTTCCGTGGCGGAAAAGGGGATTTGGTAAAAGAAGTTGCGGACGCTGCGAGAAAACACGGTTTAAAATTTGGCGTTTACTGCTCTCCCTGGGACCGCAACAATGCCAAATACGGCGGCCCGGAATACATTGCGATCTACAAGGAGCAGCTTCGTGAACTTTACAGCAATTACGGCGAGCTATTTATGTCCTGGCATGACGGCGCCAACGGAGGCGACGGTTACTATGGCGGCGCAAAAGAAAAGCGCGCGATCGATAATACAACATATTATCAGTGGGATTCTACGTGGACAAACCTTACACGTAAGTTACAACCGACCGCAAATATATTCAGCGACATTGGCTGGGACGTTCGTTGGGCTGGAAATGAGGATGGAAGCGTAAACGAAACTTCATGGGCAACGCTTACACCCAAGCCGTCTGAGGGACAGAATGTTGCGGTTCCAGGACAAGCCAATGCAACTGAAAATCCGGGCGGAACGCGGAATGGCAAATTCTGGATTCCTGCCGAATGTGACGTTCCATTGCGCAAAGGCTGGTTTTATCATCCCACTGAAAAACCAAAAACACCGGAAAAGCTATTCGACCTATATTTAAAAAGTGTCGGGCGCGGCGCTGCGCTGGATCTCGGCCTGGCACCGGACACACGCGGGCAGTTGCATGAGGACGACGTTGCGGCGCTGAAATCTTTCGGTGACCATGTAAAGCAAACATTTGCCACTAATCTGATAGCTCGAGCCGGATCCAAAGCCGTTAATGTGCGTGGTTACAACTCCATTTATAGTGCGAAAAACATTCTGGACGGAAAATCAGAAACATACTGGGCCACTGATGATGATTTCAAAACGCCCGAAGTAGTTATTGACCTGAGCCAGCCTTTTACATTCGATATCATTACTTTACAGGAATTTATCAAGCTCGGACAACGTATTGAAGAATTTGCTGTTGACAGCTGGGAAGGCAACGCCTGGAAGGAAATCCACAAAGGGACCAGCGTGGGCGCAAAGCGAATCGTAAAGCTTACAACACCCGTTACAACCCAAAAAGTAAGGCTCCGCATCACCAAATCACCCGTCAGCATTGCCATCAGCGAGTTCGGCCTTTACAAGGATTCGGAATAG